One stretch of Halorientalis litorea DNA includes these proteins:
- a CDS encoding Cdc6/Cdc18 family protein, with protein MESPGTSQTTFENGSDSADSSQEATNGDGGGISIRDRLQTESSGGVFANKDLVRSDTIIDEDRIVGRDDQLGRVVDNLKPVLQNEGIPDMLLSGPSGTGKSLIIHAVCKQIVELCESQGKTFGVISINCEGPKTADRAVYRLVKAAADDLGVDPGVPQTGVSTDQKLERLYELMREYYDGVIFILDEIDMLEGPYQEAEYNSLIYQLSRARKLADFDGPISLTTITNYADFMKDLNSRAQSSYNPDDIFFDDYDATQLRSILKHRRDAFKPESLADDVVPLVAAFGSQTHGDARKAIDLLRWAGELAERRGADTVTETDVREAQEKYTENRKLRHISGISTQKKLSIYAVAATAHYAREHPEWIPAGPAFKTYQFIADTMDADQYSRETFVNHVTEQSTYGVLDFERRGKGRGRGVHMYFSLSEDPETIMETIREDSRFEDLAHEEATISAVVRERLKQFRSKN; from the coding sequence ATGGAATCTCCTGGCACGTCACAAACGACCTTCGAAAACGGATCAGATTCCGCCGATTCGTCTCAAGAAGCAACTAACGGCGACGGTGGAGGCATCTCAATTCGTGATCGGCTCCAAACTGAGTCGTCCGGTGGCGTTTTCGCGAACAAAGACCTCGTCCGATCAGATACCATCATCGACGAGGATCGTATCGTTGGTCGTGACGACCAGCTAGGCCGTGTCGTCGACAATCTAAAACCGGTCCTCCAGAATGAAGGGATCCCGGATATGCTTCTGAGTGGTCCTTCTGGAACTGGGAAGTCGCTCATCATTCATGCGGTCTGCAAACAGATCGTCGAACTGTGTGAATCCCAAGGCAAGACCTTCGGGGTCATTTCAATCAACTGCGAGGGGCCGAAGACAGCAGATCGGGCTGTCTATCGGTTAGTCAAAGCTGCTGCCGACGACCTCGGCGTTGATCCTGGTGTTCCCCAAACCGGCGTCTCAACGGATCAGAAGCTCGAGAGACTGTATGAACTCATGCGAGAGTACTACGACGGTGTCATTTTTATCCTCGATGAGATCGATATGCTCGAGGGGCCGTATCAGGAAGCAGAGTACAATTCTCTCATCTACCAGCTTTCACGGGCTCGCAAACTCGCCGATTTTGATGGTCCCATCTCGCTCACGACGATTACGAACTACGCCGACTTCATGAAGGACCTCAACAGCCGCGCACAGAGTTCTTACAATCCTGACGATATCTTCTTCGACGATTACGATGCGACGCAGCTCCGTAGTATTCTCAAACATCGGCGAGACGCCTTCAAGCCAGAATCACTTGCAGATGACGTCGTTCCGCTTGTTGCTGCGTTCGGATCCCAAACGCACGGGGATGCACGGAAAGCGATTGATCTCCTCAGGTGGGCGGGCGAATTAGCCGAGCGGCGTGGAGCTGACACAGTTACCGAGACTGATGTCCGTGAAGCTCAGGAGAAGTACACTGAAAACCGCAAACTCCGCCATATCAGCGGGATTTCAACTCAAAAGAAACTCTCCATCTACGCTGTGGCGGCCACTGCCCACTACGCAAGAGAACATCCTGAGTGGATCCCTGCTGGACCTGCGTTCAAGACGTACCAATTCATTGCTGATACGATGGACGCAGACCAGTACAGTCGCGAGACCTTCGTAAATCACGTCACTGAGCAGAGTACGTACGGTGTGTTGGACTTCGAGCGTCGAGGTAAGGGGCGGGGCAGAGGAGTGCATATGTATTTCTCCCTCTCCGAGGATCCGGAAACGATCATGGAGACGATCCGTGAGGATTCCCGGTTCGAGGATCTAGCTCACGAAGAGGCGACTATCAGCGCGGTTGTCCGCGAACGGCTGAAGCAGTTCCGGAGTAAGAACTAA
- a CDS encoding AbrB/MazE/SpoVT family DNA-binding domain-containing protein: MSSDRIDAESKVSGNQANIPARIRRELNIDDGDQLRWQLEDDGSIRVQVIQQQTGTFADFDGYAGEEPTDVTSEHDAWGVDVE; the protein is encoded by the coding sequence ATGAGCAGCGACAGAATCGACGCCGAAAGCAAGGTGTCTGGAAACCAGGCAAACATCCCCGCCCGGATTCGGCGTGAACTCAATATCGATGATGGCGATCAGCTCCGCTGGCAGCTCGAGGATGACGGGAGCATCCGAGTCCAAGTGATCCAACAGCAAACGGGCACGTTCGCCGACTTCGACGGCTACGCTGGTGAGGAGCCGACCGATGTCACGAGCGAGCACGACGCCTGGGGCGTCGACGTCGAGTAA
- a CDS encoding helix-turn-helix transcriptional regulator — protein MLRLIELEVLATVDRGDTISELATKLDHSESYLSRAVGDLVEKGLVYTERDGRRKRVVPSDARAVERYQDLVRQHSHIDFPELLTGKALEVLYYLDQPRTVSEIADRSDNYRNTVNRVLKRFRDRGLVGTVEGHYEFNADFDRLHAVARELAHHLHRQRLEAVAPKGTILWEDYDEFLAQAETEIDAEAFHETGLARFAAFDLQLLLTGHRYYVYSEDLDVVSPAELCCHTLLIDDGSRHRSYCLLLLSHVDVDEENLREQAAKYDLENEIDALLRYLETHGEVADDQLPEWDEFQELAADYEVRLS, from the coding sequence GTGCTCCGGCTCATCGAGCTTGAGGTCCTCGCCACGGTCGACCGCGGCGACACGATCTCCGAACTCGCGACTAAGCTCGACCACAGCGAGAGCTATCTCTCTCGTGCCGTCGGGGACCTCGTCGAAAAGGGACTCGTCTACACGGAACGCGATGGCCGGCGAAAACGAGTCGTCCCGTCGGATGCTCGTGCCGTTGAACGCTATCAGGACCTCGTCCGCCAGCACTCCCACATCGACTTCCCCGAGCTACTGACCGGCAAAGCACTCGAGGTACTGTACTACCTCGACCAGCCGCGAACTGTCTCCGAGATCGCCGACCGGAGCGATAACTACCGCAACACGGTCAACCGCGTCCTCAAGCGGTTTCGTGACCGTGGGCTCGTCGGGACCGTCGAGGGCCACTACGAGTTCAACGCCGACTTCGACCGCCTCCACGCGGTCGCACGTGAACTCGCACACCATCTGCATCGTCAACGCCTCGAAGCCGTCGCCCCGAAGGGCACGATTCTCTGGGAGGACTACGACGAATTCCTCGCCCAGGCCGAGACGGAAATCGACGCGGAGGCGTTCCACGAAACCGGCCTCGCTCGATTCGCGGCCTTCGACCTCCAGCTCCTGCTCACCGGGCACCGCTACTACGTCTACTCCGAAGACCTCGACGTAGTCTCGCCGGCGGAGCTCTGCTGTCACACGCTGTTAATCGACGATGGCAGCCGCCACCGCTCGTACTGTCTCCTCCTGCTCAGCCACGTCGACGTCGACGAGGAGAATCTCCGAGAGCAGGCAGCGAAATACGACCTTGAAAACGAAATCGACGCCTTGCTCCGCTACCTTGAGACGCACGGTGAGGTCGCAGATGACCAGCTTCCGGAGTGGGACGAGTTCCAGGAGCTGGCGGCTGACTACGAGGTACGACTATCCTGA
- a CDS encoding PIN domain-containing protein, with amino-acid sequence MPRALIDTTVLFAAAYRRDGSHDAALPVLHGIDDGTLPEAVVLDYVLAETLNGLTTHAGHDAAVDLLDRIEENARFHIDSLTTDALATGKALFRQHEPLSFVDACIVAYMQTEGLGYLYAFDDDFDAVEDVYRLDTATNPYDPN; translated from the coding sequence ATGCCGCGGGCACTCATCGATACGACAGTCCTCTTTGCCGCCGCATACCGGCGAGATGGATCCCACGATGCCGCGCTCCCGGTGCTCCACGGCATCGACGACGGAACGCTCCCGGAAGCAGTCGTCCTCGACTACGTGCTCGCGGAAACGCTCAACGGCCTCACGACCCACGCCGGCCACGACGCAGCCGTCGATCTCCTCGATCGCATCGAAGAAAACGCCCGCTTCCACATCGACTCCCTCACCACCGATGCCCTCGCGACCGGGAAGGCACTCTTTCGTCAACACGAACCCCTCTCCTTCGTCGATGCCTGCATTGTGGCGTATATGCAAACCGAGGGGCTTGGCTACCTGTATGCGTTTGACGACGATTTTGACGCTGTCGAGGATGTCTATCGACTCGATACAGCAACGAATCCCTACGATCCGAACTGA